The following coding sequences are from one Nicotiana tomentosiformis chromosome 3, ASM39032v3, whole genome shotgun sequence window:
- the LOC138907862 gene encoding uncharacterized protein, which yields MAENEVSSLDHTHLLFLQAGDTPGLVLISIKLTRPENYALWSRRMKLALREKGKPGFVDGSCVKSRYIGELAEQWEKYARKVWNDFQERFDKLDLTRIYHLWTAIAIMRQGLDSVTSYYTKIKDLWDELDVLAPLSSCDCEESRTYVVHLKSQRALQFLMGLNESYDNVRSNILARRPVVTVNEAYVVVTQEESQRSLGLVDTHSDPLTMLAGRIQGFK from the exons ATGGCCGAAAATGAGGTAAGCTCACTTGATCACACTCATCTGCTATTTCTCCAAGCAGGAGATACTCCAGGGCTGGTTTTAATCTCAATTAAGCTCACAAGGCCAGAGAATTATGCCCTGTGGAGCAGGAGAATGAAATTGGCTCTGCGAGAAAAGGGTAAGCCAGGATTTGTAGACGGATCTTGTGTGAAAAGTAGATACATAGGTGAATTAGCTGAACAATGGGAAAAAT ATGCGAGAAAAGTCTGGAATGATTTTCAGGAAAGGTTTGACAAATTAGACCTCACTAGAATTTATCACCTTTGGACTGCAATTGCAATAATGAGGCAAGGTTTAGACTCAGTGACTAGCTACTACACAAAAATAAAAGACCTATGGGATGAATTGGATGTTCTAGCCCCACTATCTTCCTGTGATTGTGAAGAGTCTAGGACATATGTAGTCCACTTAAAGTCACAGCGTGCGCTGCAGTTTCTTATGGGCCTAAATGAGAGCTATGACAATGTGAGAAGCAACATCCTTGCTAGAAGACCAGTTGTGACAGTGAATGAGGCCTATGTTGTTGTTACTCAGGAAGAAAGCCAGAGATCACTAGGTTTAGTGGACACTCATAGTGATCCACTAACTATGCTTGCAGGGAGGATACAAGGCTTTAAGTAG